Genomic segment of Sphingomicrobium marinum:
CATTTCCTCGTCGGCATCGCGCGTCATTTCGGTCAGGCTTTCGCGCTCGGCGCGCAGGCGGCGAACTTCGGCGGCGACCTCGGCGACCGGCTCGATCTCGGCATATTCCTTGGACAGCCGTACGAAGTCCTGCGGATCGAGATCGCCTGCCGACATGGCTTCGGACAGCTCGGCCTTCTTCGCCTCAATTGCCGCGATCTTATCGTCGGAAATGGTCGCCATCAGCTTGTTGCTTTCACCAGGTCGGCAAAATCGATTTCCGACTGCTCGCCACTCTTAAGATGTTTCAATTGTGCGCGGCCCTTTTGAAGCTCGTCGTCGCCCACGATCAGCGCAAATCGCGCGCCGGCTTGGTCGGCGCGTCCCATGCGTTTGCCCATCTTGCCGGTAGTAAGCAGCTCGACCGAACGGCCCCCGCGACGCAACGTCTGGGCAAGGTCGAGCGATTTGGCCTTGGCCGCATCACCCATGGGAAGGATGGCGATGTCGAGCGCGTCAGCCGCGTCGCTATCGACCAGCATCGACAAGCGCTCGATTCCTGCCGCCCACCCGACGGCGGGCGTGTGCGGTCCGCCGAGCGCCTCGATCAGACCGTCATAACGGCCGCCCGCAATCACCGTGCCCTGCGCGCCAAGTTGATCGGTGACGAATTCGAACGCGGTATGGCGATAATAATCGAGCCCGCGCACGAGGTGCGGGTCGAGCGTGTAGGCAATGCCCGACGCGTCGAGCCCGGCCTTCACTGCGTCAAAGAAGTCCTCGGCCTGCGGCGTCAGCCTCATGGTCGGCGCATCGTCGGCAAAAGGCCTGTCACGCGGATCCTTGCTGTCGAGGATGCGCAGCGGATTTTTCTCCAGCCGCTCCTGGCTGTCCTCGCTCAATTCATCGCGGTGCGCCGAGAAATGTTCGACCAGCGCCGCGCGCCAGGCCTCGCGGCTTTCGC
This window contains:
- the hisS gene encoding histidine--tRNA ligase, encoding MSKPAPLRPVKGMQSMYGEEADRFAYVVETFERVRRLYGFKRVEMPVLEQTAVFARTMGETSDVVGKEMWSLESRSEGSLTLRPEFTAGIARAFLSEGWQQHAPMKVATHGPAFRYERPQKGRYRQFNQLDAEVIGSDDPLADVELLAFGSQLLAELGITGVTLKLNTLGDSESREAWRAALVEHFSAHRDELSEDSQERLEKNPLRILDSKDPRDRPFADDAPTMRLTPQAEDFFDAVKAGLDASGIAYTLDPHLVRGLDYYRHTAFEFVTDQLGAQGTVIAGGRYDGLIEALGGPHTPAVGWAAGIERLSMLVDSDAADALDIAILPMGDAAKAKSLDLAQTLRRGGRSVELLTTGKMGKRMGRADQAGARFALIVGDDELQKGRAQLKHLKSGEQSEIDFADLVKATS